One Peribacillus simplex NBRC 15720 = DSM 1321 genomic region harbors:
- a CDS encoding MDR family MFS transporter: MRKLGQTVDGAKVQNKKLKRPFILAAIMLAMFMNAIEGTIVSTAMPAIVSDLGGFSLYSWVFSGYLLMNAVTVLIYGKLSDILGRKPVLLFGIVVFLIGSLLCGFANSMTELIIYRFVQGFGAGAVAPVASTIVGDIYKNEERARVQGYLSSVWGISAVMGPALGGLLVESLTWKLVFWVNVPLGLLSFIGIWFFLHENIEKKKRDIDYLGATLLTLSISTLMVILVEGGVKWSWASAPVISLALVAIITFILFILQEKKAAEPMMPFEIWQERSILIANLVSLTTGVMMIGLSSFLPTFVQGVMERSPTVAGFTLTAMSIGWPIASMVSGRLLMKIGFKSTSLLGGCSLILGSLILVWMKPEAGPLIAAMGSFFVGVGMGLTSTSFIVVIQKNVSWERRGIATASNMFMRNLGNTVGAALLGGIMNMRLQAYLNDHAPAGSGVTIDTANKLLNSEERMSLPENVVKVLQEGLTLSLQTIYLIVLGFAVISFLLLTRLRKNKNKNA; this comes from the coding sequence ATGCGAAAATTGGGTCAAACAGTGGATGGAGCAAAAGTGCAGAATAAAAAATTAAAACGTCCCTTTATATTGGCTGCCATCATGTTGGCTATGTTTATGAATGCTATTGAAGGAACGATCGTTTCGACGGCAATGCCAGCCATTGTAAGTGATTTAGGTGGTTTTTCACTTTACAGCTGGGTGTTTTCAGGTTATTTGTTAATGAACGCCGTAACGGTCTTGATATATGGAAAGCTATCGGATATTCTCGGGAGAAAACCTGTCTTATTATTTGGAATCGTTGTCTTTTTAATTGGCTCCCTTCTTTGCGGTTTTGCCAATTCTATGACGGAACTCATCATATATCGCTTTGTACAAGGTTTTGGGGCGGGGGCTGTAGCTCCTGTAGCTTCGACGATTGTTGGTGATATCTATAAAAATGAAGAGAGGGCACGCGTTCAAGGGTATCTATCGAGCGTTTGGGGAATTTCAGCGGTCATGGGGCCAGCTTTGGGCGGCTTGCTCGTTGAGTCCCTGACTTGGAAGCTTGTCTTCTGGGTTAATGTTCCTTTGGGCTTGCTATCTTTTATTGGGATTTGGTTTTTCCTTCATGAAAATATCGAAAAGAAAAAACGTGATATCGATTACCTAGGTGCAACGCTATTGACATTATCCATATCCACTCTAATGGTGATACTCGTAGAAGGAGGGGTGAAATGGTCATGGGCTTCAGCTCCGGTCATATCCTTGGCATTAGTGGCCATCATCACCTTTATCTTATTCATCCTTCAGGAAAAGAAAGCAGCCGAACCGATGATGCCATTTGAAATCTGGCAGGAGCGTTCCATTCTGATTGCGAACCTTGTATCCCTGACGACAGGGGTGATGATGATTGGTTTATCAAGTTTCCTGCCCACATTCGTTCAGGGCGTGATGGAGCGCTCGCCTACGGTAGCTGGTTTTACATTGACAGCCATGTCAATTGGCTGGCCGATCGCATCAATGGTCTCAGGCAGGTTATTGATGAAAATAGGATTCAAATCAACCTCCCTCCTTGGAGGGTGTTCATTAATCCTTGGGAGTTTGATCCTAGTATGGATGAAGCCGGAAGCTGGGCCCCTTATTGCAGCCATGGGATCCTTTTTTGTCGGTGTAGGCATGGGTTTGACTTCTACCTCATTCATTGTCGTCATTCAAAAAAACGTCAGCTGGGAACGAAGGGGTATTGCGACAGCTTCCAATATGTTCATGCGTAATTTAGGAAATACTGTAGGTGCTGCATTACTTGGGGGAATCATGAATATGAGACTTCAAGCCTATTTGAACGATCATGCGCCAGCCGGATCGGGAGTGACGATAGATACGGCAAATAAACTGTTGAACAGTGAAGAACGCATGTCTCTTCCTGAAAATGTGGTAAAGGTTTTACAGGAAGGACTTACATTGTCTTTACAGACGATTTATCTCATTGTTCTAGGCTTCGCTGTAATCAGCTTCCTGTTACTTACGAGACTAAGAAAGAATAAGAATAAGAATGCATAA
- a CDS encoding N-acetyldiaminopimelate deacetylase: MNPFAEIRRDLHQIPEIGFKEFKTQQYLLNYITNLAQERMEIETWRTGIFVKVKGMNPRKTIGYRADIDGLPIKEETGLPFASNHEEYMHACGHDFHMSIGLGLLTYFTENPIDDDLLFIFQPAEEGPGGAEPMLKSETMKKWKPDMILALHIAPEYPVGTIAVKEGLLFANTSELFIDLRGKGGHAAYPHETNDMVIAACALVGQLQTIVSRNVNPLDSAVITVGKITGGTVQNIIAETARLEGTIRTLNPESMVKVKSRIKALVDGIQVGYECLAEIDYGAMYHQVYNEERLTREFMEFTEKSTAVHLHQCTEAMTGEDFGYMLKEIPGFMFWLGVSSEYGLHHAKLSPDETAIELAINHLKDYITFKGSEA, translated from the coding sequence ATAAATCCTTTTGCCGAGATTCGGCGTGATTTGCATCAAATACCGGAGATAGGATTCAAAGAATTCAAGACGCAGCAATACCTACTGAATTACATAACGAATCTGGCCCAAGAGCGGATGGAAATAGAAACTTGGCGGACTGGGATATTCGTGAAAGTGAAGGGAATGAACCCGCGAAAAACAATTGGCTACCGGGCCGACATAGACGGTCTGCCGATAAAAGAGGAAACCGGATTGCCGTTCGCTTCCAACCACGAGGAATATATGCATGCCTGCGGTCATGATTTTCATATGAGCATAGGTTTGGGATTATTGACATATTTCACCGAAAATCCGATCGATGATGACTTGCTATTCATTTTCCAGCCTGCAGAAGAGGGTCCTGGCGGAGCTGAACCAATGCTTAAATCGGAAACCATGAAAAAATGGAAGCCGGATATGATTCTTGCTTTACATATTGCTCCAGAGTATCCAGTTGGGACGATTGCCGTTAAAGAAGGGCTTCTATTTGCCAATACATCTGAATTATTCATCGATTTGAGGGGGAAAGGAGGGCATGCAGCCTATCCGCACGAAACAAATGACATGGTAATTGCTGCCTGCGCGCTTGTAGGGCAGCTGCAAACAATCGTTTCCAGGAATGTCAATCCACTTGATTCTGCTGTCATTACAGTAGGGAAGATTACTGGAGGCACCGTTCAAAATATTATTGCGGAGACAGCGCGGTTAGAAGGCACAATACGCACTCTTAACCCCGAATCGATGGTAAAGGTCAAGTCAAGAATAAAAGCGCTTGTGGATGGTATACAAGTGGGATATGAGTGCTTGGCTGAAATCGACTATGGCGCGATGTATCACCAGGTGTATAATGAAGAACGGTTGACCCGGGAATTCATGGAATTTACAGAGAAGTCAACTGCTGTTCATTTGCATCAATGTACTGAAGCGATGACTGGTGAAGATTTTGGTTATATGTTAAAGGAGATTCCAGGATTCATGTTCTGGCTGGGGGTTTCATCGGAATACGGATTGCACCACGCTAAGTTAAGTCCGGATGAAACTGCGATTGAACTCGCGATCAATCACTTAAAGGACTATATAACGTTTAAAGGAAGCGAAGCGTAA
- the dapD gene encoding 2,3,4,5-tetrahydropyridine-2,6-dicarboxylate N-acetyltransferase: protein MNKMDANEIISFISNSKKSTPVKVYVKGNLEGMDFGPASKTFITGNTGVIFGEWSEVEEAIKAAGTKIEDYVVENDRRNSAIPLLDLKGIKARIEPGAIIRDQVSIGDNAVIMMGASINIGSVIGEGTMIDMNAILGGRATVGKNCHVGAGAVLAGVIEPPSAQPVILEDDVLIGANAVVLEGVKIGQGSVVAAGAVVTKDVPPYSVAAGIPARVIKQIDEKTKSKTEIMQELRQL from the coding sequence ATGAATAAAATGGATGCAAACGAAATTATTTCTTTTATCTCAAATAGTAAAAAATCTACACCTGTAAAGGTATATGTCAAAGGCAATTTAGAAGGCATGGATTTTGGTCCAGCTTCTAAAACATTCATAACAGGAAATACAGGTGTTATATTCGGTGAGTGGTCTGAAGTCGAAGAAGCAATCAAGGCAGCAGGAACAAAAATCGAGGATTATGTAGTTGAAAATGATCGCCGTAACTCTGCCATTCCTTTGTTGGACCTAAAAGGCATCAAAGCCCGTATCGAGCCTGGCGCAATAATCCGTGACCAAGTATCCATTGGAGACAACGCAGTCATCATGATGGGTGCATCAATCAATATTGGTTCTGTTATCGGTGAAGGCACAATGATCGACATGAACGCAATACTGGGCGGACGTGCAACAGTGGGTAAAAACTGTCACGTAGGTGCAGGTGCTGTTTTAGCAGGTGTCATCGAGCCGCCTTCCGCACAACCGGTCATTTTAGAAGATGATGTTTTAATCGGAGCCAATGCGGTCGTACTAGAAGGTGTGAAAATCGGTCAAGGCTCAGTTGTGGCGGCTGGTGCAGTTGTAACGAAAGACGTTCCTCCTTACTCTGTGGCTGCTGGTATCCCGGCACGGGTCATTAAACAAATTGACGAAAAAACAAAATCAAAAACAGAAATCATGCAAGAACTTCGTCAACTTTAA
- a CDS encoding LysR family transcriptional regulator, producing MSFSEFHLLSVLAQEMNMRKAAERLFVSQPALSQRLQSIEKDWGSKLFLRSQKGLSLTPAGEAVIRLANEVIEKEEKVRESIQAMDHEVYGTLKIACASIVGQNWLPQVLKKFVQKYPYAKISLITGWSSEILKSLYEGQVHIGIIRGAPDWKGVKQHLFTDMLYLVDTEMKELNQVFETDRPFIQFKSDSNYYQEIQDWWHRQFKTTPKNTIVVDQIETCKQMVFNGIGYAILPAITLHDKDTNVFKIPLLDGHNHSIERDTWLCGYESAFQLKQVQAFTEVVKEHIRDQGML from the coding sequence ATGTCATTTTCAGAATTTCATTTATTATCCGTGCTTGCTCAGGAAATGAATATGAGAAAAGCAGCTGAGAGGTTGTTCGTTTCCCAGCCGGCTTTATCCCAGCGTTTACAATCAATAGAAAAGGATTGGGGCTCGAAACTGTTTCTGCGTTCACAAAAAGGGCTGTCACTGACACCTGCAGGTGAAGCGGTAATTCGTTTGGCCAATGAGGTTATAGAAAAAGAGGAAAAGGTCAGGGAAAGTATTCAAGCTATGGACCATGAAGTATATGGCACTTTGAAAATAGCCTGTGCCTCGATTGTCGGTCAAAACTGGTTGCCGCAAGTATTGAAAAAGTTCGTCCAAAAATATCCGTATGCCAAAATTTCCTTAATCACTGGCTGGAGCAGTGAGATTTTAAAGTCTTTGTATGAAGGACAAGTACATATTGGCATCATAAGGGGAGCCCCGGATTGGAAAGGGGTAAAACAGCATTTATTTACAGATATGCTTTATTTGGTGGATACTGAAATGAAGGAACTGAATCAAGTGTTCGAAACGGACCGGCCATTCATTCAGTTTAAAAGCGATTCGAATTATTATCAGGAAATTCAGGACTGGTGGCATCGGCAATTTAAAACGACACCAAAAAACACCATAGTCGTGGATCAAATCGAAACATGCAAACAAATGGTGTTTAATGGTATAGGATATGCGATCCTGCCAGCCATCACTTTACATGATAAAGATACGAATGTTTTTAAAATCCCTCTTTTGGATGGGCATAACCACTCAATCGAACGAGATACATGGCTTTGCGGCTATGAATCTGCCTTTCAGTTAAAGCAAGTCCAGGCATTCACGGAAGTGGTAAAAGAGCATATTCGTGACCAAGGAATGTTATAG